GTTTGTCGGGTCCGTCGCAAGTTGCGTTGCGTACGTTGTGGGGCAATTCTGTGGGCGACACGGTCTCTCACGAGACGGCTTGGAGGTCGAGGCCGAATGGACGATGGCGGAAGGTCCGCATCGTGTCGGCGGCATCGACATTGAAATTCATCTTCCCCATCGCATCACGGCAGATCAGAGGGAGCGAGTCCTGAAGGTCGCCCATGGCTGTACGGTGCACCAGTCCATCGCCGTGACGCCGAACATCGGGATCAAGCTAACCCCGCTTCACACTAGATGAACTATGACTTGTGAGGCGAAAGGGATGCACAGCCAAGCCGGAAGCACGGCGGCTGGTCTAAGGCAATCGATCGTTGGCCGATGCGCTTCACGAACGATGAGAGACGAACAACGAGAGACGGAGGTTTGAGGCATGGCGACATTCATTATTTCAGGGAGTCGAGGGACGGATGATCCAACGATGGCAACGCTGCCGTTCATGGCGGCCAAGACGGCCAAAGAGCAGGGACACGATGTGGTGCTGTGGCTATGGAATGAAGCTGTCACGCTGGGACGTAAAGGCGTGGCTGAACATATAACCGGTGTGAACCTGACCCCGCTCAAAGAGCTGGTTGCAGCGGTGCAGGCTGCAGGAGTTCCGATCTGGGTCTGCGGGGCCTGTGCGGTCGCCAGACAAGTCGGTACCGCCGATCTCGTGGCCGGCGCCTCCATCAAAGGCATGCCGGACTACATCAAGGCTGTGGCTGAGCGAGATCGAAGCGTCGCATTCTGATTTCATATCTGGTGAAGGAGGAGGTCCCGCATGGCTGCTGACGGCGAATCGACCGGGAAGTCTAAAGCCCGAAAAGCTCGAGAGGAGTCGGAGCACGACGCACTCACGAGACGGACGGATGGAGCGGATGAGAACGATCTGGAGGCGATTCCCACACGAGTTCCTGTGGAAGGAGATGGATATAGACCGCCTGGCGGTGCAGCCATCGACAAGGTGTTGAAGAAAATCGGGGACCCAGGCTCCACCCTGACCGAGGACGATCTACAAAGAATCAATACGAGGAAGGGCCTCTTTCAGCTATTGGAGAACCGAGGTGTCGACCTTGCGGACGTCCGCAAGAGACTGCTGTATG
The sequence above is drawn from the Nitrospira sp. genome and encodes:
- a CDS encoding DsrE family protein, whose protein sequence is MATFIISGSRGTDDPTMATLPFMAAKTAKEQGHDVVLWLWNEAVTLGRKGVAEHITGVNLTPLKELVAAVQAAGVPIWVCGACAVARQVGTADLVAGASIKGMPDYIKAVAERDRSVAF
- a CDS encoding OsmC family protein; the encoded protein is MKLIATYHGGTRYDIVSGKHRVVTDQPVEDGGQDAGMGPVELFVGSVASCVAYVVGQFCGRHGLSRDGLEVEAEWTMAEGPHRVGGIDIEIHLPHRITADQRERVLKVAHGCTVHQSIAVTPNIGIKLTPLHTR